One segment of Rosa chinensis cultivar Old Blush chromosome 6, RchiOBHm-V2, whole genome shotgun sequence DNA contains the following:
- the LOC112174530 gene encoding uncharacterized protein LOC112174530: MSTIFYAVQCCQCSTMQVKQRSKNNKWTCVVCNQKQSARKVFAESPMARDLRPFVQSSNMSRQFTDEKQLHDLALVSDVHECNTQKRRRTDWTEYLDAEADQRTEIKQEDDESGGFEPQVVTELPPELIKKPKLNKYYDASGSADTENGGVYELQNRRPVISKRDSNKHVHSPADVENWRCELTINKNTSNWSHLMMQDDKESRKLHATKASLTGASKWNDYVTEDDNDGLRIINRKSREENTEQWSNETIANYEYETVTTDDRVEDDIHPDFLQG; encoded by the exons ATGTCCACCATCTTCTATGCCGTTCAGTGCTGCCAATGCTCCACCATGCAG GTGAAGCAGAGGAGTAAGAACAACAAGTGGACTTGTGTGGTCTGCAATCAGAAGCAGTCTGCACGCAAGGTGTTCGCTGAAAGTCCCATGGCCAGAGACCTCCGCCCCTTCGTCCAATCCTCCAACATGTCCCGCCAATTCACCGACGAAAAACAACTCCACGATCTTGCCCTTGTTTCTGATGTTCATGAGTGCAATACCCAAAAGAGAAGACGAACTGATTGGACCGAGTACCTGGATGCTGAGGCCGATCAGCGCACCGAGATCAagcaagaagatgatgaaa GTGGTGGTTTTGAGCCCCAAGTTGTAACTGAGTTGCCGCCGGAGTTAATCAAGAAACCAAAGCTGAACAAATACTATGATGCTTCTGGGTCTGCGGATACAGAAAATGGTGGTGTCTATGAGCTTCAAAATCGTAGACCAGTCATCTCTAAGAGGGATTCCAACAAACATGTGCACTCCCCCGCAG ATGTGGAGAACTGGAGGTGCGAGTTGACAATAAACAAGAACACTTCAAATTGGAGCCATCTCATGATGCAAGATGACAAGGAATCAAGAAAATTGCATGCGACAAAGGCTTCACTTACAGGTGCTTCAAAGTGGAATGACTACGTAACCGAGGATGATAATGATGGCTTGAGAATCATCAACAGAAAAAGCCGTGAAGAGAATACAGAGCAATGGAGTAATGAAACAATAGCAAACTATGAATATGAGACGGTAACAACTGATGACAGGGTAGAAGATGACATCCATCCTGATTTCTTGCAAGGCTGA